AAATCTCGATGGATTCAGATGGAGTTTTCGTGCCCTCATGAGCCGAGTATGGAATCGGTTgaattatatcattatatgtACAACTTTGCAATGTTGCACGACTACTATTTGTTCGTGCAATATCCATAGGTACAAACATTATGTAAgtcaaaataaattgcattaattaaaatatcctCACTTACCCTAATCGATCACCAAATCCACCAATAATTCAAGAATCTAGTAAAAGAAATCATCCCTTAATTAATTGGATACAATTAATCTTCAAAATCAATACTCATGGCTCCGGTTTGTGGAAGAAAGAAGAAGTCATGGCGGCGCCGGGCATTAAGAAGGTATATTGATCAGGAATAtcaggcggcggcggcggctggCGACGGCCGGGTTCAGTCAGTTGTGTGTAGAAGGCGGCAGGACTTGTTTGGCCTCTTTCATTAGTTGAAGGGAATAACATGTCTTGAGGGAATGTGGGAAATGCCGGCGTAGGCCGTGGCGAGAATAAAGACGGGGCCAACATGGCGGCGGCTGCGCTTCCCCGTATCACGGCGGGGCTGTGGTGGTTGTGCTGGCCCTCGTAGGTGGTGATCACCACCGTAGGGTCTTGGTACGATCTCTCTATGCGCTTCTTCACGATGCATTTTTGACTAGTGCATCTGTAATAACTCCTGAACAAATACATGATCACTAGTCatattttggtccaaaacaatATATTCGTCTGGTTAAAATTGACTAACCACTCATGCAACATGcataaaaacatatataaGAATTCATCCCAAAATATTAGGATATTAATTAGCAAAGAGAGTTCAAGTGGTTTAAAAACAGCCCACAACTTTAAAGTGGCTACTCACTAGTCACATTGATCTATAAATTCCACATTTGTTGGGTACACAACTTATGTGAGATAACACATATTATGGGTTGAGAGAGTTGATATGGTCTATAAACCACTCTGAGTTGGCTACCAGACATCCTCATTGGTCACGTTCATTTGGTCTATAAATCTCACATCTTAGTCTGTCACTATAAGTTGGTTACTAAGCACCCTAGTTCGTCATGACTGGCTCACTTTTCAGGCCACCACTCGGAGTTGTTGGGTCTATACCAAAATTACTGACCAAACATGAGAATTCATCGAGAAAGACTAATTCTATCAGGAGAAAGAACACATTTAGTCTCTAAACCACATATTTATTGCTTTATTTTACaccacaaaacaacattagaATCCATAACAAATCACTCtaaatcaaagaaaatgtGCTTAGGATTATATATGATAATTCAATTAGTGCATCAACTCAAATCCATTATTTCACTCTTAAATAACGAACATGTCACGTTATGTCTAACCACATAGTGACCAAACAACTTTTTCATCAAACCAAATTACCTTGGGAAAGGGCTATTTTTGACTGCCTTCTGGCCATATTTTCTCCATCTATATCCATCTTCAAGATTATCTACCTCACTTTTAGTCATGAAGGCAAATCGAGCTTGTCTTTGCTTTTTcacttccttttcttttgccTTGCTGCACACAAGCCCAAATCTTGACAaatcaattcatcaaacaCATACACTTTACATAATGTTTTCATCAATATTTGCTATTTCAAAATCACAAATCCACCATTTGCACTAACTAGGGTTTCTTCTTTTCTCCCACATCATTTTCACTACAATAACTTTTAGTACTAAACTAAAACAGATGTAATTTTTCAGATATTTCTAAAACAGGAAATTATAATCAAGTATGTATGTGTGAATACTTTGTAACTAAAGTAGGAAACTGTTATGTATGAATCTGGCATGTTATCTTCTGCTTTGAAAATAAgctaattatatactataataatattaatcaccaAACCtaccatttttaatattaaaaaaagtccACACCTCAACTGTAACTAACACATGCTCAACTATTAAATCTGTCCCAAatcaatttccaaaaaaaaaaaattaaagaaaaacatacaCAATATTCTTAGATTTAGCATCTCCTTCTTCACAAGCTCTCATCTCAACCTCCTTTTTACTCTTGGAAGAATCCTCCTCAACTCCAGCCTCCTGTGAAGAAATCGACGCCGACGAATTAGGCGTCAACCGAAAACTATTACAAGGAGATGGTGGTGCATCAAGGGTGTTGTACCCTTGGAAATGAAATTCACTAGGGTTTTGGTGGTGCTGCTGTGGGAGGTTGTACATAAAAGGGTTGTACTGATCTGTCACTATGGGAAATGCAAACCCTTGATGATCATGATCATGGTGGAATTCGAAGAATGGATTGGAATTACTGATGTTGTTTTGATCATTAGACATGGGGTTTTGGATTGTGAGGATTTGAGGGAGGATTGGTGGAGGATTTTGGGGTTAAGGAAGCAGGAAATTATAATGATAGTTTGGACAAAAAGACTATGGTTTCATGTGGGCTGGAGATAGAATAGCTTGTGCTTTTTGACATACTTTATTgcctttctttttcttctatcatcatttttttctagagagagagagacaggTGTGGATAGTGATGTTCAACACTATGagtttgaatattattgtacaattaatgaaattactaatttttatttttatttttatgtgtttttggtGAAGAGATTCAACATTTGTATTTATGGAGATATGAAGGTGATCTTTTTGGTAGTGtgtaatttagaaaaatacaaatttatgtGGCAAATTTTCTACATGGAGATGAATTGGTTAGGCAAAGAACAATTGTTAAGGTGACTTTCTAGCCTTTGTTTTCGTGTGtttaatgtttaattatattatttaatagtataaatattatttaaaagtgACATATTAAGTTTTCATCTTATTTACATCGTCCATccgaatttaatttaatctctCAATTTTATTGTAGTATGAAAAGTACAGaatttggagagaaaaaattgtatatatatatgtatagtcACATTAACTGTGAAATAATTGCATCATGCTAGCTATAAAAAGAATTTTGTAGTACTATTCAACCT
The nucleotide sequence above comes from Salvia hispanica cultivar TCC Black 2014 chromosome 5, UniMelb_Shisp_WGS_1.0, whole genome shotgun sequence. Encoded proteins:
- the LOC125190984 gene encoding WRKY transcription factor 28-like, with translation MSNDQNNISNSNPFFEFHHDHDHQGFAFPIVTDQYNPFMYNLPQQHHQNPSEFHFQGYNTLDAPPSPCNSFRLTPNSSASISSQEAGVEEDSSKSKKEVEMRACEEGDAKSKNIVKAKEKEVKKQRQARFAFMTKSEVDNLEDGYRWRKYGQKAVKNSPFPRSYYRCTSQKCIVKKRIERSYQDPTVVITTYEGQHNHHSPAVIRGSAAAAMLAPSLFSPRPTPAFPTFPQDMLFPSTNERGQTSPAAFYTQLTEPGRRQPPPPPDIPDQYTFLMPGAAMTSSFFHKPEP